The Mercurialis annua linkage group LG7, ddMerAnnu1.2, whole genome shotgun sequence genome includes the window tattttaaatatatcgttaATAGATCTGTTATAAATCATTGTTCCAGTTTGTTTTGTAGTATACTATTGATCATCACTTGGTAGACCATTAATAGCATGTTCAAAAATGTTTACAGTTGTTATTTTGCTTCTTCTTTTTGAcaattaaagataaataaaaaataaatttagcaaTAAATTAAGTGTGTTTGTTATTGAAGAGAATTAGTATGAGATGGTTGTTTCTAATTTTAAACTATGTATATACTCtattaataagataaaattcAAACACTTCGTTATACCAAACAATAACCAACCATGTACTAAAAACATTGTGAATTAATTAACAcacaatttaactaattaaagttCTCATTTTATGCTACAAACATATagctaaaaaaatcaaatatattgcAATCTGAAACCACACATTGTATTGTAATTTATAGTATAATGGTTAActagtaacaaaaaaaatttcagcaacagtttactaaccattttattaacgatatattcaaaataaaatttattacaagttaaccaacaGTTTACCTaatattaaccattggttaaccaatacCCAATATATTACAGACATCAATAgatattctcataagcatttcttcaaacaccaaaAGTGCAGGCTATGCAACaccaaaaaatcaaaccacCACCACATCACCACCGTcgttcataaaagaaaaataaaaaatgatcgCAACACCAAGatatttattacaagttaactaACAGTTAACCCAATGTTAACCACTGGTTAACCAACACCTAAAACATTACACACATTAACGTtctattctcataagcatttcttcatcTTGATTCAGTAATGACTTTGCTGGTAATACACAAAGCACCTgcccaaaaaataattatacattAAATTAACACTAAATTTAACCTTGAAACCAGGACATACTGTTGCATACAAAGACAAAGTTAGAGTTAGAGTTCAAAACTCATTATTTCTGGTAAAACAAACATTATCATAAGCATTTCTATTATCACAAGCACATATTAACGTtctattctcataagcatttgtTCATCTTGTTATTGGATACCCATTAGTTAACCATTACTTAACCAACATAAAACTTGATCATAACAAGTATAAATCAAAAACTTCCTTCATCACCAAACTATTTGAATTTGTGGCTCATTAACAGCTGCAGCGTAAATAAAGTCACCACCACACTAGAAGCTCTTCCTCTTCCGCCTTTTTCCTCCGTCGAACTCACTCTGTTCCATAACATAGCGCCGTCTCCGCCTCCGTAGCAACAACGCGCCAACTTCACCTCCATTACAGAACAGCGACTGGTTGGACAATAGAAGAGAGCAGCAATTGATTTCGGTCGATGGCGATGATGATCCATGCCGCCGCTGCTCCTCGATAATCCACGCCGCCGCTGCTCCTCGATAATCCACGCCGATGAACAAACCCTATTAGTGAATTGTGGAATACAAAAAATGACTGCAACACCGCCACATCACCACCGCCGttcacaaaagaaaaacaaaaaatgactGCAACACCAAAagatttattacaagttaaccaatAGTTTATCTAATGTTAACCATTGGCTAACCAACACCTAAAACATTACACACGCTGACGTtctattctcataagcatttcttcatcTTGATTCAATAATGACTTTGCTGGTAATACTCAAAGCACCTacccaaaaaataaaacaacagaACAAATCAACCTAAAAGCAAATATATTTAAACACACACATTTGAAATCaaacaaacacaaaatcaaacaaaaacaacctaaaatatattaaaaattatggaaaataaaaaaaataccttcaCCGAGTCATTAGTATGAACATCGTTGTCTTACTTCTATTAatgatttcaaaattttcaaaatcattatCTTCTTCCTCACGGTTACGAACTCTACAATTCTTAATAGATGACCGAATTTCAACATAATCAACCTTCCTTTTGCTAGTTTGTGCTTTCGATTTAGGAATCCGAAATTTCTTTGTTGGAGATTTCTTTGAGACTGACCTAATTTTGATCATTACAAAATcatgtttttcaaaaaataattaatcaggAAGTTTGACTAAGGGTTTAAAGTTTAAGAGAGTGGAGAAGATAATGGCGAGAATTTGGGTTtccttttaaaaatcaaactcaaTTAAAGACAAGCAAATTAATGATTTCTCTCTAATCgtatttttcaaattatgaaAGTTTAATTCTCAAATAATAAAAGTCATAATGGCaaattaaaaacccaaaatGATATTATTGCAAAGAGAAAAGCAGGCCCGTGTTTTTGGGAATAAAATGGGTAAAGCCCGTGTTTTCTCTAAATTTCTCATTAATTACTGGATATGGGCCAGTTGTCTGGTCCAATTAAACTTGAAAAATGGAGGTAATTAACACTACACTGTCAAAACCATAAATATTCTCAAGATTACGACACATGTTGTTTCTTTGCAAAAATATGGTACATGTGTCTTTGCAAAAATATGGTTAGTTTCAATTTCTTTCATTTGTGTTCTTTTGCTTTCTAATTTTACTagttataaaattgataaatacgATTAGAAGGGATTCTTGCCCTTCTTCGACGGTGTCGCTTCCTCCGCTTCTGTCGCGGAAGCTCCTACTGTTTCTTCGCCATTTGGTTTGGTAACATCAGATAAAAGAGCATAGGATTTTCGTGGTATTGACGGTGCCGTTGGCGGAGAATACACTATCAGCGGTAAAAAAAAAGGTTGGTCTCATAACAAATCCATCTGGAAAGGAAACAATcctaagtaattaaaattttaaatagtcCCACCACCACCCTCTCACACTCCGGCCACCGTCGCCTTCTCTCTCACACTCCGACCGGACACCACCTACTTCGGCGAGCAGGTCTCTGTCCTCAAAGaggatgaaaaagaaaaaaaagcaaaaaaaaattaatatgattaagtgtcaatttaaaaatgaactaaatataagggtctttttaagaaaaatttatGTTGTAAGTGGAGAGAAACTCAGTGCGAGGGGGTGCAATTGGGCAAGGCTGTAAAACAACTTTTTTGATGTTACAATACTAAGTTGCTGGTTAATTTAacccttttttaaaaaaaaaaattcatttgatattttgtgccaagttgaggatTGAGTTAATCCTCTATTCACCAAAAGgcaaaatatcaatttttctaAACAATTTTAGAGAACCGGTTAAACCGATGGCATAACTGGTTCctaccggttcggtttttaaaatattgtattggACATTCCACAATGCAAGAGCCTATTAAACTCTCATTAGCTGCATTGTTGATATCCTAAGTAAAAGTCActattatatgaaaaaaaaaattgttaacgAGTGCAAAGTGCATGCAACACttcagaattttaaaaaaaaattagttatatAATCAAAACTTAAGAGTCAAATGATCAATTACGTCCCAAATAAGAATTATAACAGTTTAATCTAGATAGATAAATTGACAATTGAATCAAAAATttggataaataaaaattagccAGTAACTAAAAACAATATCTTACTTCTTTTACTCAAATCAAATCTATATCTCACAACTCTCTTAATGATCAATACTTTCTCAAATGCTAGTAAACCCACACCAGCTTGACGAACATAAATAGCTGCTATAGATAAAAGAATCAGTGAGTTGTATAGGTTATATCAGCTTCATTAGATCTGTGTACCCTCTGGAATACTCGTCGAAAAATACCAACAAAAACTTTATCCTGAAAAATATCAGACATGCAATAATGCGGATTTATTGCACAATGGATCGGATAGTAAACAATTGATGCTTAAAAATACAATTCGTGATGGTTCTGAAATCGAAAGTGCAATTTACCtggattttaaacaaaaataaaattgttgacTAGAGATTGTCATCCAGTTTTTGCCTATAGAGAGCCAAACCCTGCATTACGAAAGACGTACCATGCAAATAAGTAATCTATATCCTTGTGATTTATAGAAAATTGACGAGTATTATCATACACTAAAGCATGAAATCGACCGAAAATTTTCAATATACATGGGTGAAGTATTAGTAACATATTAACGAAGTTCATCAGTAGACTTCGTTTATCACAGAAGAATATAATCAACTATGAATATCTAGTAGCTTGCCACCataaatggatgtcaaaacgtTCTTTAAAAATTTTGAACAGTAGTAAAAGAGACTATTTTGAACGAAGGTTGACACTGCAAATATTAAATACGTGACTTATGTTCCATGTGGTCAGtcatttgaaacattttaatcattttgtttaatttcaagCAATATATAATAAGCATGAATGAAACGAAGATGCACGAAAAATGTTCTTTTGCATTTATGCACCCAGAACTGGCAAATTATCTGCCTTTTTCATTGCAGTTGACCAGACACACACAGTCAACCAGTAACATGAGATTTAACAACGACCTAAATATCAATTTGCCTCCTGAATTTACtacaattaactttttttacctTAAACttgaatttttatcaattagaccAACTGGCAACTGTATCAATTTTGATACAACTTGAGGggtaattgacaaaaaaaattggattaattgattaaaaattggactaattgacaaaaattaacAAGTTCATGAGACTAGAAGATAAAAGgataattttggtgttaatttCTCATGGCGTGCAAAATCAGGAGGCACattgatatttaagttatttaagaGTCCACAAAACCAGCAATAACAAAATACCTTGGTATAAGCATAAACACCAGCTTCTGTAGGTCCAACAGGGCTGCCCCTCTTCATAAAGTTCCCATCTTTGTATATGTAAAGTAGCGGAACGCCGGTAGATAATTCTAGATTCATAACCTGTTAAACAGACCAAGTATAACTTATCAATAAGCAAGGAGCAGAAAGTTCCGCGGTACAGTTGTAAAGctagagaaaaaaaatagtttatcaCCTCCAGCGTGGTTAATTTATCAAGGTACATAATGATAGACCTCAGTGAATTCCCATGGGCAGCAACCATCACATTCTTTCCACATTGAAGCTGAGGTTCAATCTGCGATATTTAATTCTCATAACTCAGATGCTTTAGTTTATAGAAGTTTCAAACTCTTCATACGCATTAAAACGATTTGAGATGCTTGAGAAAATAACTACTGTTGTTACCTTTTCTGTAAAATAGGCAACAGCTCTTTTAGAACACATTTCCAAGCTCTCGCCATTTGGCGGAGGGATGTCGAAACTCCGTCTCCATTCATGGACTTTCTCCTTGCCATATCTTTCAGCTGTTTCTACCTTGTTAAGACCTTGTAACTCCCCGTACCTAAAGAAACATGACCCATTTTACTACCCACCGCAAACTACAGATTATGAAAACGataaaggaaaagaaaagtgaTATACATTCTTTCATTTAACCGCCAAGCTGTAATAACTGGAACAGATTGTTTCATGGTCTCATCGCTATAAATTTGACTCCATGCTTTTGCCTGTTCGCTCTTATCATGCATCACAACAGGAACCTGCTAACACGCATTACGTATAgagaattttgattattatgtAGTTGTAGAAAAAATTGTAAGAGAACAAAATTGAATTGTATAGCTTGTGGAAAGTTAACATTGTACATTTTCTATTTGGATAGAAAAATAGGAGTCATAATGTTCTGATCCAAGTCCAAATCAACCTTCCTTGATTTCTTACTTAAAAATAGATACTTTGCAACCTTTTCCAAGTAACAAGTAGATCCCTGGATGACTGACTCACTATAATCAGGTATGGACTTTTGAAATCTTGTAAGTAATGCATTGGAAGATCCCGACACACCCTAAAACGTAAAGCTCAATATGAAACCAGCGAAACTATATAAATGATAATATAAATACCTGCAAAATCAATGTTTCTTTAACTACATGATAATAATCGCCAAGTTTCCGCCCTTATCAGAACCCTATATAATATTTTCTGGAAGAACATGTTTAAGGTAATTAggcaaaatatatgtctaaGTTCTGAATGCATTCCATGCTTCCTTTACCATCAAGTATGGGGACATGCTTAGTCAATCATTGATTATTAATTACTGATCATCAAATGAACCATCAAGGGAGAAGTCTTAAAATTATTATGAACAAAGTAGTTATTTATGATATAATCTTCAAAAGCAATTCATTCAATTAGATTCTACTGCGACTGTCATCTAAAAAGGTCTTCATCCTACAGCTGCTATAATATGTTCTGTTTCAATCCAGATAGCATAAGTTGAATTTGTTGGATGAAAAACTTAcatagcacggacacttcattcaatcaatgttTTCGTATCAGAAATGTCTCGGGAACTTAGCATTTCGGACATAAACATGCATTTTtaacataggaaaccttaaagTAACATTGTTTCACTGTTTCTATGTCCATATATCCCATGTTCCCTATCCGTGCTACCAAGTGCAAAACTATAGTAAGAGCATAAGCGTATTTGTTGGGTGCATAACTGTAGTAGGATTTTATGGCTAAACGAATATCCTGAGATTACAAGACTACAGTTggcattaattaaaattaaacgcTGCTCCCATGACTATGGAAATTGGCAGCATAAGCataaagaaaaagaacaaaTGTGCCaaaagataaattataaatGCATGAACTGGAAGAGGAGCAAATCACCTTTTTGCAGCGATGTTGAGTCATAGCAAGCATAGCTGTCATCTGTGCACGAATCAACGCAGACGTGTAAATCATGTCCACCGGTATATTACTGATCCGCCTACCAGCTTCAATCGCTTCCTCAATGCCTCTTTTAGTTAAAGGTACATCAACGCTGCCGGTGAATAAATTCTTCTCATTCCACATAGACTCGCCATGTCGAATTAATATCAAAGAAGATTCATCTACCAAAGAGCACCACATCCAAAAATTATTCCAAAACACAATGATTAAACATAAACTTCTAAACATACCATCATAGAAAATGCTAAACGAAAGAGCAACTAAAACTTTATACGACGTATGTAACATTGTACTAGAAAGCCGACTAGTGAACTCACTTGATGTTGTCTGATTATAATCGCCAGTAGGATGCGAAGTAGACAAAACAGGATCCACCGCTGAAGTACGACAAGATGATGAATTGCTCGAACTACATATTCCTCTATTATGCAGTTTAACATCTAGTTCGACAACGTTGGAGAAGAATTGCAGTGATGAATTTCCAAATTTCTTGGAAGAGCCAGAATCACTGCTGCAGTAACTATGCAGCTGCACAGCAGCAATGGACTTGTGCAATGCAGCAGACACCATTTGTTAATTATCTAACTGCAACACATAAACAAAGAAAACATATGAAAATTATTCAACAAAACTACCATCAGCAATGGCGGATTCAGAAATATTTTACAAGGCGGGCAAGACTGAAAGTATATAAGGTGGGCCAAAATGGCAAAATATAATTTCTAAAGTGGTAAAACCATACtattcaattaaatattaatattttttttaaaaaaatcaaaattataagatGGACAATTACGTTCTTTCTAAATCCGCCCATAACCATCAGTATAGATGGTATGGAAAATAAATTGAAGATTAGTGGTGTAATTGAAGATAATAAACACTAATCCCTAAATAAACAGAATTAAGTGGTTAACATACCCAATATTAAACAGAATCAAGATTAAACTAACATATGAACAGTGAGCAACATAATTAACTAGTAGAGGtctaaattaaagaaaatgagCTCCTTTAATGCAAATAAAacaaacttaaaattttaatgaaagTTAATCCAACTACCCTGTCATCTTTATTAATATAAAGACAAAAACTTCAGAATAAGCTCAAATTTACGTCATTTTCAGCAGATTTTGAGTGAAAATGAAAGCATTAAAAAGCCACCAACTCATAACAGAATCACGACAAAATGAAAAACCAAGAAAAAATAgatattgaaattaaaagggtAGAACAGAAATTAACACTCACAAATTAATATTGGAGAGAAGAGGGTGATTTTTGGGTAATTTAGAAGTTAATTAATTGAAGAGGGAGATCGAAAGCCTGCATAATTCGACTTAACGATGTCGTTTTCTTACATTTGTCTATTCCGTTCGGTTCGAGATTGAAGAATATctgaaatcaaatcaaattctgATTCTTTTGATTTCAGCTTATATATTTTTCGGCCATTTTAGATTTTCCTCATTTATTTaaactagtgtcgctttacgtgtttcacacgtggctcgtagtgtaactcgtcaaaatattatattaattagttaatactCGCTCGTAGTGTGACATAATattataagtattttatttaaattagtactctaattctaataattatttatctCAATGGttttctaataaatatatattttataaaataaaaaaaatattaacataaatGTGCATTAAGTGACAAATAAGTAAAATAGTTTTCACTTTTAAAACAGTTATTATACTTCGGATTTGCTGTATCTATTAATTGTTAACTTACCAACACATTATAATCACATTAATCAATTTTGTCTATACTTATGTTTAgtgaatatttattttcttgtatTCTTTGCCAACATAGATAGATATTTAAACCTAATAAGACGGCAATACTGaagattttatattattgtcgaTCTCTTTCGGTTTACAAATTGTTTAAGTTGTAAAAAGATAATTTaggaaaatatttatttactcAAAAGCTTGTAGTGGTAGACATGgtataaaattctataaaataggTGAGTATTTTAATTGTATTGCAAGTAGTTTAAATTAGCTAATATTTAGGtagaataattattataattattatggaataataattttaataatattaaggacattaacgtaaatgtgcctgtcccccccccccatccgtgcttttatatatagtatagatatagtatagatttgaattccagtagaaatttttaaatatatccgGTCTATTATCTGTGAATTGAgtcaatcatattataatacattatattactattaaaatatgtaaataaataataattaaaattataataatgccgctattttaatgacgtgttacaatttaattagtttagttCATGGATTACGTGATGAACTGAGTacacctaaaaatttctctaaaaatttctctgaatacaaatatttttttaattattaaaattcgaatttaagttattgaatatatattctttttagAATTAAGTTATTCAATATAATGAGACTTTTTTGTCATAATGTTTGAATGAATTAtgaacaatattttatttttatcttaggctaaaaattaaaaaaataaaaaaataaaaaattcaaataaaaacagtTGAGTTagtataaaattgaataataattagtataaaaatatgatCTATAAAGTTTAATTAGCTACAGGATAAGTTATTCATTTTAGCATTCCCACATTacagaataaaatttaattcattaCAGAATAAAAATATTGGCAAAGGCTATCATATTTATGGTTCGTGATTTTATACGCAATAGTTTTTGGCTGGAGCTCCACGGTGTTTATGTGTAATGAATAACTTATTCATAAATAATAACACACTATATATACTATTGCGGATAGCTATAGTATAATACTTCTTTTTTAAGTCTTGTAAAAAAATGACTTCCGAAAAAATGAAACTTTGGAATTTTTCTTCAAACTCAATTCTTGCTTTTTCTGAAAAATTGGATGGATAACGCGGTGTTACTACAAAGACTTGAATTCGGGTTTTAGGTACCCGGGTAATGATATATTtcgtaatttatattttttgccatttttgtaATTCTTAGCCTTTTACTGAAAAGAATTTTTCCTTCCATTGCATCGTGATTGAGCTAATCTAattatcatttattttaaaaaaaatggacatTGTAGTATGTTAATTAAGCAAATTGGAACAAATATATTAAgttatcaatttaatatattttagatACTTAGTcttcattttaaaacaaaaaaaaacccttCCTAAACTTAAATTAAAGATCAATTGTGAGGTATTAAACTCTGTAGGtcattaaacatttacaaaattttaaaatgaatactATAGTTATACTTTATTTAGGTTTTTTCTTTGGAGTTTGGGATATCTTGAAAGTAAGAAAAATGCATCTTTTGAAGAATGACATTTTGGAGATTGATTTTCTGATTTATAGTTGTGTTTGTAAAGTGGTTTTGTTCGATATATAAATCGCTTCATCTGGAGTTCAGTTATTCGGGCAATGATATGTTTagaatttcttttcttttttttgtaattcCATTTAGATTGGTATTATTCACCCTTTGTCTTCCACTTATTTTGTGGATGAGCTAATATATCaattatttaccaaaaaaagtTATCAATTCATTTCACCGGAAGATTGCttgtcaaaattttatttttttaattttagatataaattcaaaaaagttatcaagttataaattttattttaaaaaaactactaAACTGTAAATATTGTTTCAAAAGGGATATTAACTttagtaaacaaaaaaaaaacaaaacgataATTTGACATCGATTTTCGGCAAGAAACATCcgataaaataaaatgataacttTGGCAcccaaaaagaaacaaaataaagtatagtatCCACTCCAAAACTTAATAAACTCCATGACTTACAAAGTTTAATACCTTTAATTGTGTAAAACAATcattcataaaaattaaaaatttacacaaataaattctaataataaatataatttggaATTTATTGGATATAGCTGCATCATTTGTAAAATTGACATATTAGAATgttatgatttgattttaaacatgtatttgataaAATGAACATGAGGATATAATCCGTTttcattgtttttttattttttattttggaatcATTGCCCAAaagaaaagtttacaaaacccTTAAACTTGCAAAGCACTAAGCAATACGTTGATTTTGCAGGAGTCTCCTGAGCTAAGAGACACATAGTAAATATTATCGCCACATCAATACGATCACATTGAAATCTAAAAACatcaaacacaaaaaattaCAATCAACGGATCTCTATCTAAAAATAAGTTAGAGATTTTGGACAGATTCCTACTCATATATCAGATTCAAGAAGATACTTAACCAACTCTTCACAGCCAGACATCGGCTCATCCCTTAAAAAGCCCAAGGAATTGGCATAATGCAGGTCAGCAATAGCACCATTGTTGCGAGTCAGTATCACCTGAGAACTATTGCGAGCTGCGTTAGGTTTAGCGCAACTAGGCCACGGACTGCTAACAAGAGAAACATAGCATATCTCGTCTTCATGGTCATCTTCGACTTTGATGTTGAATGTTCCTTCCGAGTTGGTTACGCCCTCCACGCTGTATTTTAGCCGGAAAGTCGTCCTGTCTTCGCATTCGATTCTTACCTTCGCACCTGAAACCAGTGCAGTGCATCAcatatataattcaattaacaCTAAACATTTGAATGGTATTAAACTTTGGACAGTCTTGTTCGtcaattttgtaaattatgaCAATTATATCTAAACCTCGTTTTAATTAAAGTTCTGAAGTTTCTCTTTTCTAACTGGACTAATCAACTAATTAAATCTATGTAAAGAAACCCATCGGCCACATACACTCttgatatatttatcataaatcgTAAAATTGATGGACCAAACTGTTCAAATTGttttctaaatatatatttgacaaagataatcaaaaatattaaaaatgtagaAAAATCATTTTCCCAAGGACATGGAGATTAATATGCGCGACGCATGACCATATTCTATATCTACCTAATCACTATATCAAATCGGAAAGTGACGAGAACCCATaaataaaactatatttttaatagcACTTTAACACGAATCGAaatcttaatatatttttttggatgacaaaaatcttaatatttaattaaaataaaatctaaaaatttgtTTTCACACTCACTAATCCAATTTGAATCTCaacagtttattaaaaaaatcaaaaactgaAAAAGAATGGTAGAAAAAGAAGAGAGTAAATACCAGGAATATAAGTAGTTTTG containing:
- the LOC126654817 gene encoding 2,3-bisphosphoglycerate-dependent phosphoglycerate mutase 1-like, which produces MVSAALHKSIAAVQLHSYCSSDSGSSKKFGNSSLQFFSNVVELDVKLHNRGICSSSNSSSCRTSAVDPVLSTSHPTGDYNQTTSNESSLILIRHGESMWNEKNLFTGSVDVPLTKRGIEEAIEAGRRISNIPVDMIYTSALIRAQMTAMLAMTQHRCKKVPVVMHDKSEQAKAWSQIYSDETMKQSVPVITAWRLNERMYGELQGLNKVETAERYGKEKVHEWRRSFDIPPPNGESLEMCSKRAVAYFTEKIEPQLQCGKNVMVAAHGNSLRSIIMYLDKLTTLEVMNLELSTGVPLLYIYKDGNFMKRGSPVGPTEAGVYAYTKGLALYRQKLDDNL
- the LOC126656302 gene encoding protein DOWNSTREAM OF FLC — translated: MSRQFLLFFALLFVCAVPALVSARLLRRPFHIRGRAFCDTCRCGFETNKTTYIPGAKVRIECEDRTTFRLKYSVEGVTNSEGTFNIKVEDDHEDEICYVSLVSSPWPSCAKPNAARNSSQVILTRNNGAIADLHYANSLGFLRDEPMSGCEELVKYLLESDI